A single region of the Gracilibacillus caseinilyticus genome encodes:
- the sdhB gene encoding succinate dehydrogenase iron-sulfur subunit, which produces MAEEKMTLIVTRQDSPDSPPYEETFKVNYRKNMNIISALMETQQHPVNADGKNVAPVQWESNCLEEVCGACSMVINGTPRQACSTLVDQLEQPIRVAPMSTFPVVRDLVVDRSRMFDSLKKVKAWIPIDGTHDLGPGPRMPEKKRQWAYELSKCMTCGVCLEACPNVNSNSDFIGPAPLSQVRLFNSHPTGEMNKSERLEALMEDGGISGCGNSQNCVQVCPKGIPLTTSIAALNRDTNIQSFKNFFGSDNAY; this is translated from the coding sequence ATGGCAGAAGAGAAAATGACACTAATCGTCACTCGTCAAGACAGCCCGGATTCTCCTCCCTATGAGGAGACTTTCAAGGTCAACTATCGTAAGAACATGAACATCATTTCTGCATTAATGGAGACGCAACAACATCCAGTCAATGCAGATGGTAAGAATGTTGCGCCAGTACAGTGGGAATCAAACTGTCTGGAAGAAGTTTGTGGTGCATGTTCCATGGTGATTAATGGAACGCCACGTCAGGCTTGTTCCACTTTAGTCGATCAGCTCGAACAACCGATTCGCGTAGCACCGATGAGTACGTTCCCGGTTGTACGTGATTTAGTAGTAGATCGAAGTCGCATGTTTGATTCTTTGAAAAAGGTAAAAGCATGGATTCCAATCGATGGTACACATGATTTAGGTCCTGGACCAAGAATGCCTGAGAAAAAACGTCAATGGGCATATGAATTATCTAAATGTATGACTTGTGGTGTATGCTTAGAAGCTTGTCCAAATGTAAACAGCAATTCCGATTTCATCGGCCCAGCACCACTATCACAAGTACGTTTATTTAATTCTCACCCTACAGGTGAAATGAACAAAAGCGAACGTTTAGAAGCATTAATGGAGGATGGCGGCATCTCCGGTTGTGGTAACTCACAAAACTGTGTACAGGTTTGTCCAAAAGGTATACCTTTAACAACTTCTATCGCAGCACTTAACCGTGATACGAACATCCAATCATTTAAGAACTTCTTCGGAAGCGACAACGCTTATTAA
- the trxA gene encoding thioredoxin translates to MAIVAANDGTFSNETSEGLVLADFWATWCGPCKMIAPVLEEIDGEMSDTVKIVKLDVDENQETAGKYGVMSIPTLLLFKDGEVVEQVVGYQPKEALVEIINKHA, encoded by the coding sequence ATGGCAATCGTAGCAGCTAATGATGGGACTTTTAGTAATGAAACTAGTGAGGGATTAGTGTTAGCAGACTTTTGGGCTACTTGGTGTGGACCTTGTAAAATGATCGCACCAGTGCTAGAAGAAATAGATGGAGAAATGAGCGATACTGTTAAAATCGTAAAACTGGATGTAGATGAAAATCAAGAAACAGCTGGTAAATACGGAGTAATGAGTATCCCTACACTTCTTCTTTTCAAAGACGGTGAAGTAGTCGAGCAAGTAGTAGGCTATCAGCCAAAAGAAGCACTTGTTGAAATCATCAACAAACATGCATAA
- a CDS encoding helix-turn-helix domain-containing protein, translating to MKENDYKPKQLLTKREREVFELLVQDKTTKEIAEELFISQKTVRNHISNAMWYDNKPKVSE from the coding sequence TTGAAAGAAAATGACTACAAGCCGAAGCAATTACTAACGAAACGGGAAAGAGAAGTATTTGAGCTACTAGTACAAGACAAAACAACAAAAGAAATAGCTGAGGAATTATTTATCTCGCAAAAAACTGTTCGTAATCACATCTCGAATGCAATGTGGTATGATAACAAACCAAAAGTATCTGAATAA
- a CDS encoding endonuclease MutS2, with protein sequence MNKRILRILEFHKVLDQLSELAASSLGKEKVRKLHPATELDKVVRWQDETDEAYHVIRLKGHVPLGGIVDIKPSVKRAVIGGILSTNECLDVASTIYGGKQLKHFIDHLEDVDIPILQELSEQIVPLNELEREIKSCIDDHGHMMDGASDKLRGLRSKIRTNENKVRDRLDNYTKTKAKMLSDAIITIRNDRYVLPVKQEYRSAIGGIVHDQSASGQTLFMEPQSVVEINNELQSARVEEKREIERILKELSIRIAEDESFLMTNVEALAAIDFIVARAKLSHQMKASRPTMNDQGVIKMKQARHPLLDASEVVANDIALGRDYTAIVITGPNTGGKTVTLKMVGICTLMAQSGLQVPAQDGCEMAVFSDVFADIGDEQSIEQSLSTFSSHMTNIVDILAQFDDQSLILFDELGAGTDPQEGAALAMSILDHVIERKANVIATTHYPELKAYGYNRDGVINASVEFDVQTLKPTYRLLIGVPGRSNAFEISKRLGLTDGIIEEAKGHIGTDSKSVENMIALLEDSRRKAETDYDDAHELLEEAAQLKQELEKKWQQFEQERESLYKKAEEKAEKAVTKAREEAELIVSEIRNMQSEAEIKEHEWIEAKKLLNEAQPELTKKQKKQEPVFDEAKAKTLQTGDEVRLLSLDQKGSIIEQTGKNEFQVQVGIMKMKAKRKDLLFIKRDEPVMEKPLATVRGSQYHVKPELDLRGERYEDALNQLEKYIDDALLAGYNKVSIIHGKGTGALRKGVQTFARKHSKITNSRDGDMGEGGLGVTVLELK encoded by the coding sequence ATGAATAAACGAATTCTTAGAATATTAGAATTTCATAAAGTGCTGGACCAGCTATCGGAATTAGCAGCGTCTTCCTTAGGGAAGGAGAAAGTGCGTAAGCTGCATCCTGCAACGGAGCTTGATAAGGTTGTAAGATGGCAAGACGAAACCGATGAAGCCTATCATGTGATTCGCTTGAAAGGTCATGTTCCATTAGGGGGAATTGTCGATATAAAACCAAGCGTAAAAAGAGCGGTAATTGGCGGTATCCTTTCCACTAATGAATGTCTTGATGTAGCAAGCACTATTTATGGAGGCAAACAGCTCAAGCATTTTATCGATCACTTAGAAGATGTCGACATTCCGATCTTACAGGAATTATCGGAGCAAATCGTGCCATTAAATGAACTTGAACGTGAGATTAAAAGCTGTATCGATGATCATGGCCATATGATGGACGGTGCTTCGGACAAATTGCGCGGCTTACGTTCTAAAATTAGAACGAACGAGAATAAGGTTCGAGATCGGTTAGATAATTATACAAAGACGAAGGCAAAGATGTTATCCGATGCGATAATAACAATCCGAAATGATCGCTACGTGTTGCCGGTAAAACAGGAGTACCGCTCTGCCATTGGTGGCATCGTACACGATCAGTCTGCCTCTGGACAGACACTATTTATGGAGCCACAGTCTGTTGTTGAAATAAATAATGAACTGCAATCGGCTCGTGTTGAAGAAAAAAGAGAAATCGAACGGATTTTGAAAGAACTATCGATCCGAATTGCTGAGGACGAAAGCTTTCTTATGACAAATGTGGAAGCTCTAGCAGCTATTGATTTTATTGTAGCTCGGGCAAAATTAAGTCATCAGATGAAAGCAAGTCGTCCAACGATGAATGATCAAGGCGTCATTAAAATGAAACAGGCTCGTCATCCGTTGCTTGACGCTAGTGAAGTAGTTGCCAACGACATTGCACTAGGTAGGGATTATACGGCAATTGTTATTACAGGGCCAAATACAGGTGGTAAAACCGTTACATTAAAAATGGTAGGTATTTGTACACTGATGGCACAATCAGGCTTACAGGTTCCTGCTCAGGACGGCTGCGAAATGGCAGTGTTCTCAGATGTGTTCGCAGATATTGGGGACGAACAATCGATCGAGCAGAGTCTGAGTACGTTCTCCTCGCACATGACAAATATTGTGGACATCTTAGCGCAGTTTGATGACCAGTCGTTAATCTTGTTTGATGAACTTGGCGCAGGTACAGACCCACAGGAAGGGGCAGCTCTAGCGATGTCGATTCTGGATCATGTGATCGAACGCAAGGCGAATGTAATTGCAACGACTCATTATCCGGAACTAAAAGCATATGGATATAACCGTGATGGTGTTATTAATGCCTCTGTTGAATTTGATGTACAGACACTAAAGCCGACATACCGTCTGTTAATCGGAGTACCAGGACGAAGTAATGCCTTCGAGATATCGAAAAGACTGGGATTAACTGATGGCATTATTGAAGAGGCGAAAGGACATATTGGTACGGATTCGAAGAGTGTAGAGAATATGATTGCCTTACTGGAAGATTCCAGAAGAAAAGCAGAAACTGACTATGATGATGCCCATGAATTACTCGAAGAAGCCGCTCAACTGAAGCAAGAATTAGAAAAGAAATGGCAGCAATTCGAGCAGGAACGGGAATCTCTATACAAAAAAGCAGAAGAAAAGGCAGAGAAAGCAGTGACGAAAGCGAGAGAGGAAGCGGAATTAATCGTATCCGAAATTCGTAACATGCAATCTGAAGCTGAAATTAAAGAACATGAATGGATTGAAGCAAAAAAATTACTTAATGAAGCTCAGCCGGAGTTAACAAAGAAACAGAAAAAACAAGAACCTGTCTTCGATGAAGCAAAAGCCAAAACGCTGCAGACAGGCGATGAAGTTCGTCTTTTATCACTTGATCAGAAAGGCTCTATCATAGAACAGACTGGAAAAAACGAATTTCAAGTACAAGTTGGCATCATGAAGATGAAAGCAAAAAGAAAGGATTTGCTATTCATTAAACGGGATGAACCAGTTATGGAAAAGCCTTTAGCTACTGTCCGGGGTTCACAGTATCATGTGAAGCCAGAACTAGATCTTCGTGGCGAACGTTATGAAGATGCTCTTAATCAATTAGAGAAATACATCGATGATGCCCTTCTCGCAGGATACAACAAAGTATCAATCATTCATGGGAAGGGTACAGGAGCACTTAGAAAAGGTGTGCAGACTTTTGCCCGGAAACATTCCAAGATCACCAATTCCAGAGATGGTGATATGGGTGAGGGTGGTCTAGGTGTTACGGTTCTAGAATTGAAATAG
- a CDS encoding DUF2507 domain-containing protein, whose translation MTQNKTSLATILSNLQSTSSGYDLLRYIGLPEVLGQDSNLILYVMGKSFARQAECATYNEIQEFFQHAGWGEIRLIQEKRRGFIYQLDGELVKARLETIKDIDFHLEAGFLAETIFQLTNKSCEGLAEMKKDHVLFHVLHN comes from the coding sequence GTGACACAGAATAAGACAAGCTTAGCAACTATACTTTCAAACTTACAATCTACCAGCAGTGGTTATGATTTGTTACGTTATATTGGATTACCAGAAGTATTGGGACAGGATTCCAATCTGATCTTATATGTAATGGGGAAAAGCTTCGCCCGTCAGGCTGAATGTGCTACATATAACGAAATCCAGGAATTTTTTCAGCATGCTGGTTGGGGAGAAATACGACTGATTCAGGAAAAACGTCGCGGTTTTATTTATCAGCTAGATGGAGAGTTAGTGAAAGCGAGATTAGAAACGATTAAAGATATAGACTTCCATTTGGAAGCAGGCTTTCTTGCGGAAACCATTTTTCAACTTACCAATAAAAGCTGTGAAGGATTAGCGGAAATGAAAAAAGATCACGTACTCTTTCACGTATTACATAATTAA
- the uvrC gene encoding excinuclease ABC subunit UvrC — translation MKDKHDTVIYVGKSKLLRNRVRSYFIGANDQKTQRLVREIKDFEYIVTSSEIEALILEMNLIKKYDPKYNVLLKDDKSYPFLKITNERHPRLIITRKVKKDKGKYFGPYPNVLAARETKKLLDRLYPLRKCNNPKGRHCLYYHMHQCLACADDPPSKEDYQKITQEIVSFLNGGHKAIKNDLQEKMLAASEDLNFERAKEFRDMIQHIESVMEQQKMTMNDQVNRDVFHYSYDKGWMCVQVFFIRQGKLIERDISIFPFFDEAQETFISFIGSFYLHHHHPKPKQILVPLATDTELLKQLLEVDVHIPMRGRKKELVELAGKNAEIALQEKFSLIERNEERTIRAVESLGEKLHIETPHRIEAFDNSNIQGTDPVSAMVVFIDGKPAKKEYRKYKIKSVEGPDDYETMREVIRRRYTRILKEDAPLPDLILVDGSKGQMSAAIEVLENELGLDIPLCGLAKDDKHRTSELLYGDPPEIVGLDRRSQEFYFIQRIQDEVHRFAITFHRQLRGKSAFHSKLDEIEGVGAQRKKTLLTHFKSIKEIEQASIEEITKLGIPKPIAERILQQLSTMN, via the coding sequence ATGAAAGATAAGCATGACACTGTTATTTATGTCGGTAAGTCCAAACTGCTTCGTAACCGTGTGCGCTCTTATTTTATAGGCGCTAATGATCAAAAAACACAACGTCTTGTTCGGGAAATAAAAGACTTTGAATATATTGTAACCAGTTCTGAAATAGAAGCATTAATACTGGAAATGAACCTGATTAAGAAATATGATCCGAAGTACAACGTGTTATTGAAAGATGATAAGTCCTATCCATTTTTGAAAATCACGAATGAAAGGCATCCACGGCTCATTATCACGAGAAAAGTGAAAAAGGATAAAGGGAAATATTTTGGTCCATATCCGAATGTGCTCGCAGCGAGAGAGACAAAGAAATTACTGGACAGATTATATCCATTACGAAAATGCAATAATCCGAAAGGGCGTCATTGTCTCTATTATCACATGCATCAATGCTTGGCGTGTGCAGATGATCCACCGTCCAAAGAAGATTATCAAAAAATCACACAGGAAATCGTCAGTTTCTTAAATGGTGGGCATAAGGCAATCAAAAACGATTTGCAAGAAAAAATGTTAGCCGCATCGGAAGACTTAAACTTTGAGCGGGCCAAAGAATTTCGTGATATGATTCAGCATATAGAATCGGTGATGGAACAGCAGAAAATGACGATGAATGATCAGGTTAATCGTGACGTATTCCATTACAGTTATGATAAAGGCTGGATGTGTGTACAAGTCTTTTTTATTCGCCAAGGGAAGTTAATCGAAAGGGATATTTCGATTTTTCCGTTTTTTGATGAAGCACAGGAGACTTTTATCAGCTTTATTGGTAGTTTTTATTTGCATCATCATCATCCGAAACCGAAACAAATTCTTGTGCCACTTGCAACAGATACAGAGTTATTAAAACAACTGTTAGAAGTGGACGTTCACATACCTATGCGGGGGAGAAAGAAAGAGTTAGTTGAACTTGCAGGAAAAAATGCTGAGATAGCCTTGCAGGAGAAATTCAGCTTAATTGAACGAAATGAAGAACGAACGATACGAGCGGTTGAAAGCTTGGGGGAAAAGCTTCACATTGAAACACCTCACCGAATAGAAGCCTTTGATAATTCCAATATTCAAGGAACAGATCCAGTTTCAGCGATGGTTGTGTTTATCGATGGCAAGCCTGCTAAGAAAGAATACCGCAAATACAAAATAAAAAGTGTTGAAGGACCGGATGATTACGAAACGATGCGTGAGGTCATCAGGAGACGATATACGAGAATATTAAAAGAGGACGCACCGCTTCCGGACTTGATTCTTGTCGATGGATCGAAAGGACAGATGTCGGCTGCCATCGAGGTGCTGGAAAATGAACTTGGTCTTGATATTCCACTTTGCGGTCTAGCGAAAGATGATAAACATAGAACGAGTGAACTATTATATGGGGACCCTCCAGAAATTGTAGGGTTAGACAGGCGCTCCCAGGAATTTTATTTTATTCAACGAATCCAAGATGAGGTACACCGGTTTGCGATTACTTTTCACAGGCAGCTAAGAGGTAAAAGTGCGTTTCATTCTAAATTAGATGAAATTGAAGGAGTAGGAGCCCAGCGCAAAAAAACACTCCTTACTCATTTTAAATCAATCAAAGAGATTGAACAGGCCTCCATTGAAGAAATAACGAAGCTGGGAATTCCAAAGCCGATAGCAGAGCGGATTCTGCAACAATTAAGCACAATGAATTAA
- the sdhA gene encoding succinate dehydrogenase flavoprotein subunit — MSDRNIVIVGGGLAGLMATIKAAEAGVHVDLLSIVPVKRSHSVCAQGGINGAVNTKGEGDSPWEHFDDTVYGGDFLANQPPVKAMCEAAPGIIHMLDRMGVMFNRTPEGLLDFRRFGGTQHHRTAYAGATTGQQLLYALDEQVRRYEVQGLVTKYEGWEFISAIIDDEGIGRGIIGQNIKSHELKAFKADATIFASGGPGIIFGKSTNSVINTGSAAAGLYLQGAIYANGEFIQIHPTAIPGDDKLRLMSESARGEGGRVWTYKDGEPWYFLEEKYPAYGNLVPRDIATREIFDVCVNQKLGINGENMVYLDLSHKDPKELDVKLGGIIEIYEKFVGEDPRKVPMKIFPAVHYSMGGLWVDYDQMTNIPGIFAAGECDYTQHGGNRLGANSLLSSIYGGMVAGPNAIKYMDGLEKTIEDVSSDVFDRHLQEEEAKFEELLNMRGEENAYQIHKELGEWMTDNVTVVRDNAKLLKTDEKIQELLERWENINMDDTSRWNNSGVMFTRQLKHMLHLARVITQGAYNRNESRGAHYKPEFPDRNDEEWLKTTKASFDTATNSPKFEYEAVDVSLIEPRKRDYSKKK, encoded by the coding sequence ATGAGTGATCGCAATATTGTTATTGTTGGTGGTGGCCTGGCTGGGTTAATGGCCACAATAAAAGCAGCAGAAGCAGGCGTACACGTTGATCTATTGTCAATCGTACCTGTAAAAAGGTCTCACTCTGTTTGTGCACAAGGTGGAATTAATGGTGCCGTAAATACGAAAGGGGAAGGGGATTCTCCTTGGGAACACTTTGACGATACCGTGTATGGCGGGGATTTCTTAGCAAATCAGCCACCGGTAAAAGCAATGTGTGAAGCAGCACCAGGAATTATTCATATGTTGGATCGTATGGGTGTTATGTTTAATCGTACACCTGAAGGTTTATTAGATTTTCGTAGATTCGGTGGTACACAGCATCACCGTACAGCATATGCCGGTGCAACAACAGGACAGCAATTGTTGTACGCTTTAGATGAACAAGTACGTCGTTATGAGGTACAAGGCTTAGTAACGAAATATGAAGGCTGGGAATTCATTTCTGCTATCATTGACGATGAAGGGATTGGCCGTGGTATTATCGGTCAGAACATTAAGTCACATGAGTTGAAAGCCTTCAAAGCAGATGCAACGATCTTTGCATCTGGCGGACCTGGAATTATCTTTGGTAAATCTACCAACTCCGTTATTAATACTGGTTCAGCAGCTGCAGGACTTTACTTGCAAGGTGCTATCTATGCCAATGGGGAATTTATCCAAATTCACCCGACAGCGATTCCTGGTGATGACAAACTTCGCCTTATGAGTGAATCTGCTCGTGGTGAAGGTGGCCGTGTCTGGACGTATAAAGATGGGGAACCTTGGTACTTCCTTGAGGAAAAATATCCTGCATACGGAAACCTTGTTCCACGTGATATCGCAACTAGAGAGATTTTCGATGTATGTGTCAATCAGAAACTAGGTATTAACGGGGAAAACATGGTTTACCTGGATTTGTCACATAAAGATCCGAAAGAGCTGGATGTTAAACTCGGTGGTATTATTGAAATTTATGAGAAATTCGTAGGGGAAGATCCACGAAAAGTACCAATGAAAATTTTCCCTGCTGTGCATTATTCAATGGGTGGTCTATGGGTCGATTACGATCAGATGACCAATATCCCGGGAATCTTTGCTGCAGGTGAGTGTGATTATACACAACACGGTGGTAACCGTCTTGGTGCCAACTCATTATTATCATCTATTTACGGTGGAATGGTAGCAGGACCTAATGCCATTAAGTATATGGACGGTCTTGAGAAAACGATCGAGGATGTTTCCTCCGATGTATTTGATCGTCACTTACAAGAAGAAGAAGCAAAATTTGAAGAATTACTAAATATGCGTGGCGAAGAAAATGCCTACCAGATTCATAAAGAGCTTGGGGAATGGATGACGGATAATGTGACCGTTGTTCGTGACAACGCCAAACTATTAAAGACAGATGAAAAAATCCAGGAATTACTGGAACGTTGGGAAAACATCAATATGGATGATACATCTCGCTGGAATAACTCTGGTGTGATGTTCACAAGACAATTGAAGCACATGCTTCATTTAGCTCGAGTGATTACACAAGGTGCTTATAATCGTAATGAAAGTCGTGGCGCACACTACAAACCGGAATTCCCAGATCGTAACGATGAGGAATGGCTAAAAACGACCAAGGCATCCTTTGATACAGCTACCAACAGTCCAAAGTTTGAATATGAGGCCGTTGATGTATCACTAATTGAACCGAGAAAACGTGACTACAGTAAGAAAAAATAA
- a CDS encoding succinate dehydrogenase cytochrome b558 subunit gives MENREFFYRRLHSLLGVVPIGIFLMQHLVVNHFAVYGEKNFNQAAHFMESLPFRYALEIFVIFLPILFHAVLGVYIVFVAKNNVRRYGFFRNWMFYLQRITGIVTLVFLVWHVWETRIQIGMGTKELDFSLMEDIVSNPVMLWFYIIGIISTTFHFANGLWSFLVSWGITVTPRSQKIATYVTLLIFLAISYVGVSAILAFV, from the coding sequence GTGGAGAATAGGGAATTCTTTTATCGCAGGTTACATTCGCTATTAGGGGTTGTGCCGATCGGTATTTTTTTAATGCAGCATTTAGTTGTGAATCATTTTGCTGTTTATGGTGAGAAAAACTTTAACCAGGCAGCTCATTTTATGGAATCATTGCCATTCCGATATGCGCTGGAGATCTTCGTTATCTTCTTGCCGATCTTGTTTCATGCCGTATTAGGTGTCTATATCGTATTCGTTGCCAAGAATAATGTGAGACGTTATGGCTTTTTCCGTAACTGGATGTTTTACTTGCAGCGAATCACAGGTATTGTCACATTAGTATTTCTTGTGTGGCACGTTTGGGAAACAAGAATTCAGATTGGAATGGGAACGAAAGAACTAGATTTTAGCCTAATGGAAGACATCGTATCTAATCCGGTAATGTTATGGTTCTACATTATTGGTATTATTTCAACCACTTTCCATTTTGCGAATGGTTTATGGAGCTTTTTAGTCAGCTGGGGTATTACGGTAACACCTCGCTCACAGAAGATAGCTACATATGTAACATTACTAATTTTCTTAGCAATATCATATGTCGGAGTTAGTGCTATTTTAGCATTCGTTTAA
- the polX gene encoding DNA polymerase/3'-5' exonuclease PolX — translation MTVNKKDVIKLLEKIATYMELKGENPFKISAYRKAAQALERDDRSLDEIDDFTKLQGVGKGTAGVITEFVANGESDTLQQLEKEVPEGLIPLLHLQGLGGKKLAKLYHELNVMDEESLRKACENNEIQVLKGFGKKTEEKILEALNNIGARPERLPVSVVTSIVEQIEQYLASIKEISRFSIAGSMRRFRETVKDLDFIIATDSPEQVREQLLAFESRIDTIAAGETKVSIVVEGRYDISVDFRMVTDQEFATTLHHFTGSKDHNVLMRQLAKGQGKKISEYGVEDVETGETETFDSEQAFYQSFGLHYIPPEIREGKDEIDLAESMIELVDLTSIRGDLHMHTTWSDGAQSIEEMVNRAKEKGYDFIAITDHSKFLRVANGLNEERLRLQRKEIEQVQAKHSDIQLFTGVEMDILPDGKLDFDNDMLQELDFVIASIHSSFQQSQEKIHERLLQALHNPHVDMIAHPTGRLIGKRDGYSVDVEWLINEAKGTNTILELNANPNRLDLAAKWVELAQKKGVKIAINTDAHSFQMLEDMKTGVGTARRGKLRKETVVNTWTAEQLRQWLESK, via the coding sequence ATGACTGTGAACAAAAAAGACGTTATAAAATTATTAGAAAAAATCGCCACATATATGGAATTAAAAGGTGAAAATCCGTTCAAAATTTCCGCTTATCGTAAAGCAGCACAAGCTTTGGAAAGAGATGATCGTTCATTAGATGAAATAGATGATTTTACAAAGCTGCAAGGAGTGGGAAAAGGAACAGCTGGTGTTATCACAGAATTTGTTGCGAATGGTGAATCAGATACGTTACAACAATTAGAAAAAGAAGTACCGGAAGGACTGATTCCGCTCTTACATCTTCAAGGATTAGGTGGAAAAAAACTGGCGAAGCTCTATCATGAGCTGAATGTGATGGATGAGGAATCTTTAAGAAAAGCATGTGAGAATAACGAAATCCAAGTATTAAAAGGATTCGGCAAAAAAACAGAAGAAAAAATATTAGAAGCACTGAATAATATCGGTGCACGTCCAGAACGATTACCGGTATCTGTTGTAACAAGTATTGTGGAACAAATTGAACAATACTTAGCTTCTATTAAAGAAATTTCACGGTTTTCCATTGCTGGAAGTATGCGGCGTTTTCGTGAGACAGTTAAGGACCTTGATTTTATTATTGCAACAGATAGTCCTGAACAGGTTCGGGAACAATTACTAGCCTTCGAATCTCGAATTGATACGATTGCAGCAGGTGAAACAAAAGTGTCCATTGTAGTAGAAGGGCGTTATGATATCAGTGTTGATTTTCGCATGGTTACCGATCAGGAATTCGCAACGACATTACATCATTTTACCGGTTCAAAGGATCACAATGTGTTAATGCGGCAATTAGCGAAAGGGCAAGGAAAGAAAATCAGCGAGTATGGAGTAGAAGATGTTGAAACGGGTGAAACGGAAACATTCGATTCCGAACAAGCATTTTACCAAAGCTTTGGTTTGCATTATATTCCACCTGAAATACGAGAAGGAAAAGATGAGATCGATCTGGCGGAGTCCATGATTGAGCTGGTTGACCTGACATCGATTCGTGGTGATCTGCACATGCACACAACTTGGAGTGATGGTGCCCAATCGATAGAGGAAATGGTGAATCGTGCCAAAGAAAAAGGATATGATTTTATCGCGATCACGGATCATTCCAAGTTTTTACGAGTGGCAAACGGATTAAATGAGGAACGTTTACGATTGCAACGGAAAGAAATCGAACAAGTGCAAGCGAAACATTCGGATATCCAGTTGTTTACAGGGGTTGAGATGGATATTCTCCCTGATGGTAAGTTGGATTTCGATAATGATATGCTGCAAGAACTGGATTTTGTCATTGCGTCCATCCATTCCAGCTTTCAACAATCACAGGAGAAGATTCATGAACGACTGCTTCAAGCATTACACAATCCGCATGTTGATATGATTGCACATCCTACTGGCCGTCTAATCGGGAAAAGGGACGGATATTCGGTTGATGTAGAATGGTTGATAAATGAAGCCAAGGGTACCAACACGATACTTGAACTAAATGCTAATCCAAATCGACTAGATCTCGCCGCTAAATGGGTCGAACTTGCACAGAAGAAAGGTGTAAAAATCGCCATTAATACAGATGCACACAGCTTTCAAATGCTGGAAGATATGAAGACTGGTGTCGGTACGGCCAGACGCGGTAAATTGAGAAAAGAAACAGTCGTAAATACTTGGACAGCCGAGCAATTACGTCAATGGCTGGAGAGTAAATAA
- a CDS encoding DUF350 domain-containing protein, whose product MNFWENVFVETAARYSVAVLCLLVFLVVFELVTSYKNWDEIKKGNLSVAMATGGKIFGIANIFRYSIEHNDTILQSIAWGGFGFLLLLFGYFIFEFLTPTYKIDQEIANDNRAVGFISLVISVGLSYVIGSSIQ is encoded by the coding sequence ATGAACTTTTGGGAGAACGTGTTTGTGGAGACTGCTGCCAGATACAGTGTCGCTGTTTTATGTTTACTTGTGTTTCTTGTTGTATTTGAGCTAGTAACTTCCTACAAAAATTGGGACGAAATTAAAAAAGGTAACCTGAGTGTTGCGATGGCAACAGGCGGAAAGATCTTTGGGATAGCGAATATTTTCCGCTACTCCATTGAGCATAATGATACCATTTTGCAAAGTATCGCCTGGGGTGGCTTCGGATTTTTATTATTATTATTTGGTTATTTTATTTTCGAATTTTTAACCCCAACTTATAAAATCGACCAGGAAATAGCAAATGATAACCGTGCAGTTGGTTTTATATCACTTGTCATTTCAGTCGGTTTATCTTATGTGATCGGTTCAAGTATCCAGTAA